In Halovivax gelatinilyticus, the following are encoded in one genomic region:
- a CDS encoding AbrB/MazE/SpoVT family DNA-binding domain-containing protein: MSDVSLDDRGRLTLPKEVRERYGEQYHVVQLPDGVKLVPIADDPLCALRDEFADVESSVEELREEARDAALDEAGR; encoded by the coding sequence ATGTCGGACGTTTCGCTGGACGACCGCGGCCGTCTCACCCTCCCGAAGGAGGTCAGAGAACGATACGGAGAGCAATATCACGTCGTCCAGCTTCCGGACGGAGTTAAACTGGTTCCGATCGCCGACGACCCGCTCTGCGCGCTCAGGGACGAATTCGCGGACGTCGAATCGTCGGTCGAAGAACTTCGTGAGGAGGCGCGTGACGCAGCGCTCGACGAGGCCGGCCGATAG
- a CDS encoding type II toxin-antitoxin system VapC family toxin encodes MYAETDFLLALIKDDDWLGNAAESVYRAHRDRLWTSQFTLIELMMVAYREGRDTERVVSNAASLVEIRGDVETVVSAATYVEDHGFTPFDALHLVESNGDTIVSSDEAYADVTSRLDLKSVTEEK; translated from the coding sequence ATGTACGCGGAAACCGATTTCTTGCTGGCGTTAATCAAAGACGATGACTGGCTCGGAAACGCCGCCGAATCAGTGTATCGAGCCCACCGCGACAGGTTGTGGACGTCGCAGTTTACGCTCATCGAACTCATGATGGTCGCCTACCGCGAGGGGCGTGATACCGAACGCGTCGTGTCGAACGCCGCCAGTCTCGTCGAGATCCGCGGCGACGTGGAAACCGTCGTTTCGGCGGCGACGTACGTCGAAGACCACGGCTTCACGCCGTTCGACGCACTGCACCTCGTCGAATCGAACGGAGATACCATCGTCTCGAGCGACGAGGCGTACGCGGACGTGACGTCCCGTCTCGACCTGAAATCGGTCACTGAGGAGAAGTGA
- a CDS encoding PIN domain-containing protein: protein MILDTSFLIDLFSGRQTAFEKGLELSENQIIQRVPSPVIMEISYGAAFGDEDERRSVQNALRMYPVVHQNESIAHRAGQLLAQADKRAGGDSCIGKVDPMIAAVADHYDEPVLTANTRDFEALGVTVETY, encoded by the coding sequence ATGATACTCGATACCTCTTTTCTGATCGATCTCTTCAGTGGCCGACAGACCGCTTTCGAGAAAGGGCTCGAACTGTCGGAAAATCAGATCATCCAGCGTGTTCCATCGCCGGTCATCATGGAGATTTCCTACGGCGCAGCGTTCGGTGACGAAGACGAACGAAGATCCGTTCAAAATGCACTTCGAATGTATCCGGTCGTCCACCAGAACGAATCGATCGCCCACCGCGCCGGACAGTTACTGGCTCAGGCGGACAAGCGTGCCGGAGGAGATAGTTGCATCGGCAAGGTTGATCCGATGATCGCGGCAGTCGCCGACCACTACGATGAACCGGTTCTCACCGCTAACACCCGGGATTTCGAGGCGCTGGGAGTTACGGTTGAAACGTATTGA
- a CDS encoding antitoxin VapB family protein: protein MSKSVRISEELHEYIKGHKSENETMEETIRRLIGGPHPEEVAGILSSETADTIRDRLDTKNALDADAKRTLRDRFE from the coding sequence ATGAGTAAATCTGTTCGCATCTCCGAGGAATTACACGAGTACATCAAAGGGCACAAGAGCGAAAATGAAACCATGGAGGAGACGATTCGCCGGCTTATCGGCGGTCCTCATCCCGAGGAGGTGGCCGGAATTCTCTCGAGCGAAACCGCCGACACGATTCGGGATCGCCTCGATACGAAAAATGCTCTCGACGCGGACGCAAAACGCACGTTACGTGATCGGTTTGAATGA
- a CDS encoding Nif3-like dinuclear metal center hexameric protein: protein MHLSELVDRLDEELRTDEYADLDASANGLQVGPPETEVSHVAFAVDGVRETIDAAAEAGADLLVTHHGLSWGGIERVTGRQYERIAPLIERDLALYVSHLPLDGHQELGNAAGVADVLELSEREPFGELGPLHIGQRGRVSEPCGAVELRDRLATELDTGPGDVRLLEFGPDRIEDVAIVTGSGTDWLDEAVATGVDALVTGEGKGKVYHEAQEAGVHVVLAGHYATETFGVRSLQPLVEEWGLETTYMDVPTGL from the coding sequence ATGCACCTCTCCGAACTCGTCGACCGACTCGACGAGGAGCTTCGAACCGACGAGTACGCCGACCTGGACGCGAGCGCGAACGGATTGCAGGTCGGTCCGCCCGAGACGGAGGTCTCGCACGTGGCGTTCGCCGTCGACGGCGTTCGCGAGACGATCGACGCGGCGGCCGAGGCGGGTGCGGACCTGCTCGTCACCCACCACGGACTCTCCTGGGGTGGCATCGAACGCGTGACCGGCCGCCAGTACGAGCGCATCGCACCCCTAATCGAGCGAGATCTCGCGCTGTACGTCTCGCACCTGCCGCTCGACGGCCACCAGGAGCTGGGGAACGCTGCGGGGGTCGCGGACGTCCTCGAACTCAGCGAGCGCGAACCGTTCGGCGAACTCGGCCCGCTACACATCGGTCAGCGCGGCCGAGTGTCGGAGCCGTGCGGGGCCGTCGAACTGCGCGACCGGCTCGCGACCGAACTGGACACGGGGCCGGGCGACGTCCGCCTGCTCGAGTTCGGCCCCGACCGGATCGAGGATGTCGCGATCGTCACCGGCAGCGGCACCGACTGGCTCGACGAGGCCGTCGCGACCGGGGTAGACGCCCTCGTCACCGGCGAGGGCAAGGGCAAGGTGTATCACGAGGCGCAGGAGGCTGGGGTTCACGTCGTTCTCGCAGGCCACTACGCGACGGAGACCTTCGGGGTGCGGTCGCTGCAACCGCTCGTCGAGGAGTGGGGCCTGGAGACGACGTACATGGACGTGCCGACGGGGTTGTGA
- a CDS encoding acetamidase/formamidase family protein, giving the protein MSRQTISHEEGAIYEFTPDLDPVATVEPGAKLTIETRDSLDGAVQSDEDVIDTIPDEVNAATGPISIDGATPGDVLAVEIEDARVSEDRGRVITIDGFGLLDGHESIEAPRTTVTPVREADPEGGPGTASGDDGAASDGGDAIVFDGHEVPIDPCIGTIGVAPADEPYTTLVPHDHGGNLDTTDMSAGNTAYFPVFQEGAMLAMGDSKAAMADGEMCGTGSEIATDIDITVDVIAAEDVAITLDRPLVETPDAWKTIASAETMEEACELANLDAIELLAAEHGFSETKAYKFSSLVGGLEISQVVDPLVTVRNSIPKAYCSGPF; this is encoded by the coding sequence ATGTCACGCCAGACCATCTCGCACGAGGAGGGGGCAATCTACGAGTTCACGCCGGATCTCGATCCGGTCGCCACGGTCGAACCGGGGGCGAAACTGACGATCGAGACGCGCGATAGCCTCGACGGCGCCGTCCAGTCGGACGAGGACGTCATCGACACGATCCCGGACGAGGTCAACGCCGCGACGGGGCCGATCTCGATCGACGGCGCCACGCCCGGCGACGTGCTCGCCGTGGAAATCGAGGACGCTCGAGTCAGCGAAGATCGGGGGCGGGTGATCACGATCGACGGCTTCGGCTTACTCGACGGCCACGAGTCGATCGAGGCGCCGCGAACGACCGTCACGCCGGTCCGCGAGGCCGACCCGGAGGGAGGCCCCGGAACGGCGAGCGGTGACGACGGAGCCGCGAGCGACGGTGGTGACGCGATCGTCTTCGACGGCCACGAGGTGCCGATCGACCCCTGCATAGGGACGATCGGCGTCGCACCCGCCGACGAGCCGTACACGACGCTCGTCCCGCACGACCACGGCGGCAACCTCGATACGACGGACATGAGCGCGGGAAACACGGCCTACTTCCCCGTGTTCCAGGAGGGTGCCATGCTCGCGATGGGCGACTCGAAGGCCGCGATGGCCGACGGCGAGATGTGCGGAACGGGTTCGGAAATCGCGACCGATATCGACATCACCGTCGACGTCATCGCCGCCGAGGACGTCGCCATCACCCTCGATCGACCGCTGGTCGAGACGCCCGACGCCTGGAAGACGATCGCCAGCGCGGAGACGATGGAAGAAGCCTGCGAGCTGGCGAATCTGGACGCGATCGAGTTGCTCGCGGCCGAACACGGGTTCAGCGAGACGAAGGCGTACAAGTTCTCGAGTCTGGTCGGCGGGCTGGAGATAAGCCAGGTCGTCGATCCGCTGGTGACGGTGCGAAATTCGATTCCGAAGGCGTACTGCTCGGGACCGTTCTGA
- the speB gene encoding agmatinase — MFPGATDDRDGANFVIVGAPLDASTTFQPGARFGPRRIRHFATTFDDYDHRTGRYFTDCGVHDDGDVHVWDDVREYLEFLEGTVRDVVWDDATPLLLGGEHTVSLAGVRAVEPDVFVCLDAHLDLRDAYDGNPMNHACVTRRILEEPSVEAAIILGARTGSEEEWERANADDVTVVPPEDVSDWLADTDVESLLGGREAYLSVDIDGADPAYAPGTGTMEPFGLDSREMRAVVRAVTPHTTGFDVVEVNDRDDGQAASLGGKLVKEFVYQRAADT; from the coding sequence ATGTTTCCCGGGGCCACTGACGACCGCGATGGCGCGAACTTCGTGATCGTCGGCGCGCCCCTGGACGCGTCGACGACCTTTCAGCCGGGGGCTCGCTTCGGGCCCCGGCGCATTCGCCATTTTGCGACGACGTTCGACGATTACGATCACCGGACGGGCCGGTACTTCACCGACTGCGGCGTCCACGACGACGGCGACGTCCACGTCTGGGACGACGTCCGCGAGTACCTCGAGTTCCTCGAGGGGACGGTACGAGACGTCGTCTGGGACGACGCGACTCCGCTACTGCTCGGCGGCGAACACACCGTCTCGCTCGCCGGGGTTCGCGCCGTCGAACCCGACGTGTTCGTCTGTCTCGACGCCCACCTCGACTTGCGCGACGCCTACGACGGCAACCCGATGAACCACGCGTGCGTAACCCGACGGATTCTCGAAGAACCGAGCGTCGAAGCGGCGATCATCCTCGGCGCTCGGACGGGCAGCGAGGAGGAGTGGGAGCGAGCGAACGCAGACGACGTCACGGTCGTGCCACCCGAGGACGTTTCGGACTGGCTCGCCGACACCGACGTCGAGTCGCTCCTCGGCGGTCGCGAGGCCTACCTCAGCGTCGACATCGACGGAGCGGATCCGGCCTACGCACCCGGAACCGGGACGATGGAGCCATTCGGGCTCGACTCTCGCGAGATGCGCGCGGTCGTTCGGGCGGTCACCCCGCACACGACCGGCTTCGACGTCGTCGAGGTGAACGACCGCGACGACGGGCAGGCCGCCTCGCTCGGGGGAAAGCTAGTGAAGGAGTTCGTCTACCAACGCGCGGCCGACACCTAG
- a CDS encoding translation initiation factor IF-5A — MATQQKEVRDLQEGGYVMIDEAACKINAYSTAKPGKHGSAKARIEAKGVFDEKKRSLSQPVDAKIRVPIIERKQGQVVSVSGDDMQVMDLESYETFTMRIPDGVDASPDDEIEFLEMEGQRKIV, encoded by the coding sequence ATGGCGACTCAGCAGAAGGAAGTTCGTGATCTCCAGGAGGGCGGCTACGTCATGATCGACGAAGCGGCGTGTAAGATCAACGCCTACTCGACGGCCAAGCCCGGCAAACACGGGAGCGCGAAGGCCCGCATCGAGGCCAAAGGCGTCTTCGACGAGAAGAAGCGATCGCTCAGCCAGCCGGTCGACGCGAAGATTCGCGTTCCGATCATCGAGCGAAAGCAGGGACAGGTCGTCTCCGTCTCCGGCGACGACATGCAGGTGATGGACTTAGAGAGCTACGAGACGTTCACGATGCGCATCCCGGACGGCGTCGACGCCTCTCCCGACGACGAGATCGAGTTCCTCGAGATGGAAGGCCAGCGAAAGATCGTCTGA
- a CDS encoding carboxylate--amine ligase, producing the protein MTTLDSLASICAALEDRTFERPPAIVCNAHITGLGVSRALAARDVPVIALDRSGDGVAPPSDAIVEAADVTFPLDDADGFRRDVERVAETVDHEPVIFGCMDEWVHAIAETEPAGVRRPFSEQSVIDAVLDKESLYALAEDQDVPYPETYRLAGFGDGRDPERGETRGIDRTTTAVPDIPALDPAEAAGELGFPLVVKPARKREFEELLGTNVVEVADSDEYHELLARAADAGVRVMAQEKVPVAVGEDRSVASYVSPDGERLSVVGNARVRYPRGYGTSCVVDQVADPELEERAFGLLDAAGYHGISEAEFVYDRDREEYVLLDVNTRPWKWIGMPVEAGANLPYAAYADAVGIEYDPDERREDVRWVYLRDYLAGLVGEDGAVDVLSHTEWTSLVTGEFESTPGLTTGVYRPSDPGPTVQLLETEFSRREYYCSC; encoded by the coding sequence ATGACGACGCTCGACTCGCTCGCATCGATCTGTGCGGCGCTCGAAGACCGAACGTTCGAACGGCCGCCGGCGATCGTCTGTAACGCCCACATAACCGGCCTCGGCGTCTCCCGCGCGCTCGCGGCTCGCGACGTTCCCGTCATCGCTCTCGACCGGAGCGGTGACGGCGTCGCACCGCCCTCCGATGCGATCGTGGAGGCCGCCGACGTGACCTTTCCGCTCGACGACGCGGACGGGTTTCGACGCGACGTCGAGCGCGTCGCCGAGACGGTGGACCACGAGCCCGTCATCTTCGGCTGTATGGACGAGTGGGTCCACGCGATCGCCGAGACCGAGCCTGCGGGGGTCAGACGACCGTTTTCCGAGCAGTCCGTGATCGACGCCGTCCTCGACAAGGAGTCGCTGTACGCCCTCGCCGAGGACCAGGACGTGCCGTACCCCGAGACGTACCGCCTGGCCGGCTTCGGTGACGGCCGTGACCCGGAACGGGGCGAGACGCGGGGAATCGACCGGACCACCACCGCCGTCCCCGACATCCCGGCGCTCGATCCAGCGGAGGCTGCCGGCGAACTCGGCTTTCCCCTCGTCGTCAAGCCCGCCAGAAAGCGCGAGTTCGAGGAGTTGCTCGGGACGAACGTCGTCGAGGTTGCAGACAGCGACGAATACCACGAACTGCTCGCCCGCGCGGCCGATGCGGGTGTTCGCGTTATGGCCCAGGAGAAGGTTCCCGTCGCCGTCGGCGAAGATCGCTCCGTCGCCTCCTACGTTTCCCCCGACGGCGAGCGCCTGAGCGTGGTCGGGAACGCGCGTGTCCGCTATCCGCGCGGATACGGCACCTCCTGCGTCGTCGACCAGGTCGCCGATCCCGAGCTCGAAGAGCGCGCCTTCGGCCTCCTCGACGCGGCTGGCTACCACGGCATCAGCGAAGCAGAATTCGTCTACGATCGCGACCGCGAGGAGTACGTCCTGCTTGACGTCAACACGCGCCCGTGGAAGTGGATCGGCATGCCCGTCGAGGCCGGCGCCAACCTGCCCTACGCCGCCTACGCCGACGCCGTCGGAATCGAGTACGACCCCGACGAGCGCCGCGAGGACGTTCGCTGGGTCTACCTCCGGGACTACCTGGCCGGCCTCGTCGGCGAGGACGGCGCCGTCGACGTCCTCTCCCACACGGAGTGGACGTCATTAGTGACTGGCGAGTTCGAGTCTACGCCCGGCCTGACGACCGGCGTGTACCGGCCCTCGGATCCTGGTCCGACGGTGCAGCTACTCGAGACTGAGTTCAGCCGACGTGAGTACTACTGTTCCTGTTGA
- the katG gene encoding catalase/peroxidase HPI, producing the protein MTWSNQDWWPDLLRVDILDDTTVDASPYGEDFDYAEAFQQLDYEGVKADLEELMVDSQDWWPADYGHYGPLFIRMAWHSAGTYRTLDGRAGASGGLQRLPPESSWPDNVNLDKARRLLQPVKTKYGRQLSWADLMVLAGNVALESMGFETFGFAGGREDAYMPNEAVEWGPETEWETTAPERFHEGELGNLKDPLANTVMGLIYVNPEGPYGEPDLEGSAKNIREEFSRMAMTDEETVALIAGGHTFGKVHGADNPDEMVGPEPEAAPIDLQGLGWQHEGSEDKIGGLEVITSGIEGPWNATPIRWDTGYVDNLLDHEWEPHKGPGGAWQWRARDEDALEPAPDAQDSSETQLPMMLTTDVALKHDPDYRDVLERFQENSDEFREAFAKAWFKLLHRDMGPPERYLGPEVPDETMIWQDPIPDADYELVGGAEIDELEAAISDSDLTVSQLAKTAWASASTYRDSDKRGGANGARIRLEPQRNWEVNEPEELETILETFEAIQDEFNDARTDDVQVSLADLLVLGGNVAVERAAAEAGYDVDLPFEPGRTDATQDQTDVESFAVLEPKAEGFRNYLGGEYDDLHDSPEERLVDHAHLLRLSVPEMTVLVGGMRALGATYGDRNAFVDQPGALTNEFFVNVLDMTYEWEPVDEDREVFEVRNRDTGDVEWEATRFDLIFGANARLRALSDAYGGADGEAEFVHGFVDVWHRVMQLDRFDLE; encoded by the coding sequence ATGACGTGGTCCAACCAGGACTGGTGGCCAGACCTGCTGAGAGTAGATATCCTCGACGATACCACCGTGGACGCGAGTCCGTACGGCGAGGACTTCGACTACGCGGAGGCGTTCCAGCAACTCGATTACGAGGGGGTGAAGGCAGACCTCGAGGAGCTGATGGTGGACTCCCAGGACTGGTGGCCGGCCGATTACGGCCACTACGGCCCGCTGTTCATCCGGATGGCCTGGCATAGCGCCGGGACGTATCGCACCCTCGACGGCCGCGCCGGCGCGTCCGGCGGCCTCCAGCGTCTCCCGCCGGAGAGCAGCTGGCCGGACAACGTCAACCTCGACAAGGCTCGACGACTGCTCCAGCCGGTGAAGACGAAGTACGGGCGCCAGCTCTCGTGGGCCGACCTGATGGTCCTCGCCGGAAACGTCGCCCTCGAGTCGATGGGGTTCGAGACGTTCGGCTTCGCCGGCGGCCGCGAGGACGCCTACATGCCCAACGAAGCCGTCGAGTGGGGCCCCGAGACGGAGTGGGAGACGACCGCTCCCGAGCGATTCCACGAGGGTGAGCTGGGCAACCTCAAGGACCCGCTCGCGAACACCGTGATGGGGCTTATCTACGTGAACCCCGAGGGCCCCTACGGGGAACCGGACCTCGAGGGCTCCGCGAAGAACATCCGCGAGGAGTTCTCCCGCATGGCGATGACCGACGAGGAGACCGTCGCGCTCATAGCCGGCGGCCACACCTTCGGGAAGGTCCACGGCGCCGACAACCCCGACGAGATGGTCGGCCCCGAGCCCGAGGCGGCTCCAATCGACCTGCAGGGCCTCGGCTGGCAGCACGAAGGGAGCGAAGACAAAATCGGCGGACTCGAGGTCATCACCAGCGGGATCGAAGGGCCGTGGAACGCGACGCCGATCCGGTGGGATACCGGCTACGTCGACAACCTGCTCGATCACGAGTGGGAACCCCACAAGGGCCCCGGCGGTGCGTGGCAGTGGCGGGCGAGAGACGAGGACGCCCTCGAGCCCGCGCCGGACGCCCAGGACTCTTCGGAGACGCAGCTACCGATGATGCTGACGACGGACGTCGCCCTCAAACACGACCCAGACTACCGGGACGTCCTGGAACGCTTCCAGGAGAATTCCGACGAGTTCCGGGAGGCCTTCGCGAAGGCGTGGTTCAAGCTCCTCCACCGAGACATGGGCCCGCCCGAGCGGTACCTCGGACCGGAGGTCCCCGACGAGACGATGATCTGGCAGGACCCGATCCCCGACGCCGACTACGAACTGGTCGGCGGGGCGGAGATCGACGAACTCGAAGCGGCGATCTCCGATTCGGACCTGACGGTCTCGCAACTGGCCAAGACCGCGTGGGCGTCGGCGTCGACCTACCGCGACAGCGACAAGCGCGGCGGCGCGAACGGCGCCCGGATCCGGCTCGAACCCCAGCGGAACTGGGAGGTCAACGAGCCCGAGGAGCTGGAGACGATCCTCGAGACGTTCGAGGCGATACAGGACGAGTTCAACGACGCTCGCACCGACGACGTGCAAGTCTCGCTCGCCGACCTGCTCGTTCTTGGTGGAAACGTGGCGGTCGAACGGGCGGCGGCAGAGGCCGGCTACGACGTGGACCTGCCGTTCGAGCCGGGGCGCACGGACGCCACGCAGGATCAGACCGACGTCGAATCGTTCGCGGTCCTCGAACCGAAAGCCGAAGGATTCCGGAACTATCTCGGGGGCGAGTACGACGACCTGCACGACTCGCCCGAAGAGCGGCTGGTCGACCACGCCCACCTGTTGAGACTGTCGGTGCCCGAGATGACGGTGCTGGTCGGCGGCATGCGCGCGCTGGGTGCCACCTACGGGGATCGAAACGCCTTCGTCGACCAACCCGGTGCGCTGACGAACGAGTTCTTCGTGAACGTACTCGACATGACCTACGAGTGGGAGCCCGTCGACGAGGACAGGGAGGTCTTCGAGGTACGCAACCGCGACACCGGCGATGTCGAGTGGGAGGCCACCCGGTTCGACCTCATCTTCGGCGCGAACGCGCGGCTTCGAGCCCTTTCGGACGCCTACGGTGGCGCCGACGGCGAAGCGGAGTTCGTCCACGGCTTCGTTGACGTCTGGCACAGGGTGATGCAACTCGACCGCTTCGACCTCGAGTAG
- a CDS encoding aminotransferase class I/II-fold pyridoxal phosphate-dependent enzyme gives MQIEPFGLERWFDRYEHDADIMLAESGIRSLASDRFDTDPGELGYVIPTDGDPDFRAEVAQRYDRSASEICFTCGTQEANFLAFLALLDERAPDGENEAGEEPVDGFGEGDHAVVVTPTYQALYAVPEALGSVTRVPLEAPNWELDVDDVAEAATDETAVVVLNNPNNPTGRYHPPAVVDAVAEVAADHGAYLLCDEVYRLLAEEPQDPVAKRYDHGISTTSLTKAYGLAGTRFGWLVGPEPVVEAAVRWKDYTTISPSIFGQHVAKQALGDDEADILNANRALAADHRDRVRRFLDEHDLAWYDPVGVNGFVTVPDGFENGIDFCRTVVEEERVVLAPGEYFDHPEYFRIGFGLPTEELIEGLARVSRLL, from the coding sequence ATGCAGATCGAACCCTTCGGTCTCGAACGCTGGTTCGACCGATACGAGCACGACGCCGATATCATGCTCGCCGAAAGCGGCATTCGCAGCCTCGCGAGCGACCGCTTCGACACCGATCCGGGCGAGCTGGGCTACGTCATCCCGACCGACGGCGATCCCGACTTTCGCGCCGAGGTAGCCCAACGCTACGACCGTAGCGCCTCTGAGATCTGTTTCACCTGTGGAACGCAGGAGGCGAACTTCCTGGCATTTCTCGCGCTGCTCGACGAGCGGGCACCCGACGGTGAGAACGAGGCGGGCGAGGAACCCGTGGACGGCTTCGGCGAGGGGGACCACGCCGTCGTCGTGACGCCGACGTACCAGGCGCTCTACGCCGTTCCGGAGGCGCTGGGCTCGGTCACTCGGGTTCCGCTCGAGGCGCCGAACTGGGAACTCGACGTCGACGACGTCGCCGAGGCCGCGACCGACGAGACAGCCGTCGTCGTGCTCAACAACCCGAACAACCCGACCGGTCGATATCACCCGCCGGCCGTCGTGGACGCCGTGGCCGAGGTGGCGGCCGACCACGGCGCCTATCTCCTCTGCGACGAGGTCTACCGCCTCCTCGCCGAGGAACCACAGGACCCCGTCGCGAAGCGCTACGACCACGGCATCTCGACGACGAGTCTCACCAAAGCCTACGGCCTGGCCGGGACGCGCTTTGGCTGGCTTGTCGGACCCGAACCCGTCGTCGAGGCGGCCGTCCGCTGGAAGGACTACACGACCATCTCGCCGAGCATCTTCGGCCAGCACGTCGCGAAACAGGCGCTCGGCGACGACGAAGCCGACATCCTGAACGCAAATCGCGCCCTCGCCGCGGATCACCGAGACCGCGTCCGGCGCTTTCTCGACGAGCACGATCTGGCGTGGTACGACCCGGTCGGTGTCAACGGCTTCGTCACCGTCCCCGACGGGTTCGAGAACGGGATCGACTTTTGCCGGACGGTCGTCGAGGAGGAGCGCGTCGTGCTCGCTCCCGGGGAGTACTTCGATCACCCCGAGTACTTCCGCATCGGATTCGGCCTCCCGACGGAGGAATTGATCGAGGGGTTAGCGCGTGTGAGTCGGTTGCTCTAA
- a CDS encoding ABC1 kinase family protein, with protein MVTWRFLPLLWAYARDRRRFVLFGRPRTVSQAVHRERAERLLSILFDLGPTFVKLGQLLSSRPDVLPPVYLEVLSALQDRVPPAAWSDAEAVIEAELGPVDDRFADFDREPISGASLGQVYRAHVDDEDVAVKVRRPGIESLVEADLRVIHWSVPLLQRFVDDARAFSLETLADEFDRTIRQEMDYEREAEMLETIAANFADDDRYVHPDVIESHSGERVLTMEYVPGTKITDVERLDELDIDRAALADRLQRSYMQMIIDDGVFHADPHPGNLAVTDDGRIVFYDFGMSGRVDPFIQTKIVDFYVAIARRDTDAVLDALVEAGTLSPDADRTVMAEVLELAIQDARGEDVERYRVQQIVARVEDSIYEFPFRLPRELALILRVATVVEGVCVTLDPDFDFIETATTYLTEQGYREETTRAYLGEARDQFRESAVSAVRVPPKAESALDRLEREDLYVRAGLEDPDDHFDRLAKRIVYGLVLAAGIVTAGIGVALAEPSVAVAAVVIVVGSLIQLYRSFRTRRGIRARPQFTRQRLRERRGDDRDESDR; from the coding sequence CTGGTCACGTGGCGGTTTCTGCCGCTGCTCTGGGCCTACGCGCGCGATCGCCGCCGGTTCGTCCTGTTCGGCCGCCCTCGCACGGTGTCACAGGCCGTCCATCGCGAGCGGGCGGAGCGGCTGCTCTCGATTCTCTTCGACCTCGGTCCGACGTTCGTCAAGCTCGGACAACTCCTCTCGAGCCGGCCGGACGTCCTCCCGCCGGTCTACCTCGAGGTGCTCTCGGCGCTCCAGGATCGGGTCCCGCCGGCGGCGTGGTCCGACGCGGAGGCGGTGATCGAGGCCGAACTCGGCCCCGTCGACGATCGGTTCGCGGACTTCGACCGCGAGCCGATCAGCGGGGCGAGCCTCGGGCAGGTTTACCGGGCGCACGTAGACGACGAGGACGTCGCCGTAAAGGTGCGACGGCCGGGAATCGAATCGCTCGTCGAGGCCGACCTCCGCGTGATCCACTGGTCCGTGCCGCTCTTACAGCGGTTCGTCGACGACGCTCGCGCGTTCTCGCTCGAGACCCTGGCCGACGAGTTCGACCGGACGATCCGCCAGGAGATGGACTACGAGCGCGAGGCCGAGATGCTGGAGACGATCGCCGCGAACTTCGCCGACGACGACCGGTACGTCCACCCTGACGTGATCGAGAGCCACTCCGGCGAGCGCGTGCTCACCATGGAGTACGTTCCGGGGACGAAGATCACCGACGTCGAGCGCCTCGACGAACTGGACATCGACCGGGCGGCGCTCGCCGATCGACTCCAGCGGTCGTACATGCAGATGATCATCGACGACGGCGTCTTCCACGCCGATCCACACCCCGGAAACCTCGCGGTGACCGACGACGGCCGGATCGTCTTCTACGACTTCGGCATGTCCGGGCGGGTCGATCCGTTCATTCAGACGAAGATCGTCGACTTCTACGTCGCGATCGCCAGGCGCGACACCGATGCGGTGCTCGACGCGCTAGTCGAGGCGGGGACGCTCAGCCCCGACGCCGATCGCACGGTCATGGCGGAGGTGCTCGAACTGGCGATTCAGGACGCCCGCGGCGAGGACGTCGAACGCTATCGCGTCCAGCAGATCGTCGCGCGCGTCGAGGACTCGATCTACGAGTTTCCCTTTCGGCTCCCTCGGGAACTCGCGCTAATCTTGCGCGTCGCGACGGTCGTCGAGGGGGTCTGCGTCACGCTCGATCCGGACTTCGACTTCATCGAGACGGCGACGACCTATCTGACCGAACAGGGTTACCGAGAGGAGACGACACGCGCGTACCTCGGCGAGGCGCGCGATCAATTCCGCGAGTCGGCCGTCTCGGCGGTGCGCGTTCCGCCGAAGGCCGAGTCCGCCCTCGACCGGCTCGAACGCGAGGATCTCTACGTCAGGGCGGGGCTCGAAGATCCCGACGACCACTTCGACCGCCTGGCGAAGCGGATCGTCTACGGGCTCGTACTCGCGGCGGGGATTGTGACGGCGGGAATCGGCGTTGCGTTGGCGGAGCCGAGCGTGGCGGTGGCGGCCGTCGTGATCGTCGTCGGTTCGCTGATTCAGCTGTACCGGTCGTTTCGGACCCGACGCGGTATCCGGGCGCGTCCGCAGTTCACTCGCCAGCGTCTTCGCGAGCGGCGGGGCGACGACCGGGACGAATCCGACCGGTAG